A region from the Dermacentor andersoni chromosome 11, qqDerAnde1_hic_scaffold, whole genome shotgun sequence genome encodes:
- the Paip1 gene encoding polyadenylate-binding protein-interacting protein 1 isoform X1, whose protein sequence is MDSNGKAATPKKDSGVAPGSSATPKAGQASTTDGQSMASFVMKSTLSPEAPVFVPRHFKVPVPEPYPQSPASQDSTQYAIVELMSFIEDVTLCPAEFDSKIEDLTKALGSVTDASGLVQVVDTIFQQGVKEPNFRYSGARLCNHLGSNLSVRGLEDSEFTNMLLDRCHAECLKRNDLATGDVGDVYLRGLLLFIAELFSQMVFLRDDYSYKAKHIAGCIPNMMHTLLQSLSKENIKCTIQVLKLTGSSLEDFDNLESSGADGCILDSVFDKLREIVQKPDIDPTASLMIKNVLELREKNWGRSSSSSSSPSGCASDDNLPITCGPDGVPISREEENFIQEMLLEERMSGLEVSDGGSGYANDCCNDEMDDEVAAAYEEFLRDSGR, encoded by the exons ATGGATTCAAACGGGAAGGCCGCGACGCCGAAGAAAGACAGCGGCGTCGCGCCTGGCTCCTCGGCCACACCGAAAGCTGGACAAGCGTCGACGACGGACGGGC AGAGCATGGCATCATTTGTGATGAAGAGTACACTATCCCCAGAAGCTCCTGTGTTTGTCCCACGGCACTTCAAAGTTCCTGTACCCGAACCTTACCCACAGTCGCCG GCTTCTCAGGATTCGACTCAATATGCAATAGTGGAATTGATGAGTTTCATTGAAGACGTAACTCTTTGTCCTGCCGAGTTTGACTCCAAGATAGAGGACCTCACGAAAGCATTGGGTAGCGTCACAGACGCCAGTGGTCTCGTTCAAGTTGTCGACACGATCTTCCAACAG GGCGTCAAGGAGCCAAACTTTCGGTATAGCGGGGCCCGGCTCTGCAATCACCTGGGCAGCAACCTCAGTGTTCGAGGCCTTGAGGACAGCGAGTTCACGAACATGCTTCTCGACCG GTGCCACGCGGAATGTTTGAAGCGAAATGACCTGGCAACCGGTGACGTTGGTGACGTCTACTTGCGAGGACTGCTCCTTTTCATAGCCGAGCTCTTCTCGCAGATGGTG TTTTTGCGGGACGACTACTCGTACAAGGCGAAGCACATAGCCGGCTGCATCCCGAACATGATGCACACCCTGCTGCAGTCGCTGTCCAAGGAAAACATCAAGTGCACCATCCAAGTCCTGAAG CTTACAGGAAGCAGCTTGGAAGACTTCGATAATTTGGAATCCAGCGGTGCTGATGGCTGCATATTGGACAGTGTGTTCGACAAGCTCAGGGAGATCGTGCAGAAGCCGGACATCGATCC GACGGCATCGCTGATGATTAAAAatgtcctggagctccgcgagaAGAATTGGGGCCGATCGTCTTCCTCTTCAAGCTCGCCGTCCGGCTGTGCTTCCGATGAT AACCTTCCAATCACGTGTGGTCCCGACGGTGTGCCGATCTCCAGAGAAGAAGAGAACTTCATTCAAGAGATGCTCCTCGAAGAACGAATGAGCGGCCTTGAAGTCTCTGA
- the Paip1 gene encoding polyadenylate-binding protein-interacting protein 1 isoform X2: MDSNGKAATPKKDSGVAPGSSATPKAGQASTTDGQSMASFVMKSTLSPEAPVFVPRHFKVPVPEPYPQSPASQDSTQYAIVELMSFIEDVTLCPAEFDSKIEDLTKALGSVTDASGLVQVVDTIFQQGVKEPNFRYSGARLCNHLGSNLSVRGLEDSEFTNMLLDRCHAECLKRNDLATGDVGDVYLRGLLLFIAELFSQMVFLRDDYSYKAKHIAGCIPNMMHTLLQSLSKENIKCTIQVLKLTGSSLEDFDNLESSGADGCILDSVFDKLREIVQKPDIDPTASLMIKNVLELREKNWGRSSSSSSSPSGCASDDVFH, from the exons ATGGATTCAAACGGGAAGGCCGCGACGCCGAAGAAAGACAGCGGCGTCGCGCCTGGCTCCTCGGCCACACCGAAAGCTGGACAAGCGTCGACGACGGACGGGC AGAGCATGGCATCATTTGTGATGAAGAGTACACTATCCCCAGAAGCTCCTGTGTTTGTCCCACGGCACTTCAAAGTTCCTGTACCCGAACCTTACCCACAGTCGCCG GCTTCTCAGGATTCGACTCAATATGCAATAGTGGAATTGATGAGTTTCATTGAAGACGTAACTCTTTGTCCTGCCGAGTTTGACTCCAAGATAGAGGACCTCACGAAAGCATTGGGTAGCGTCACAGACGCCAGTGGTCTCGTTCAAGTTGTCGACACGATCTTCCAACAG GGCGTCAAGGAGCCAAACTTTCGGTATAGCGGGGCCCGGCTCTGCAATCACCTGGGCAGCAACCTCAGTGTTCGAGGCCTTGAGGACAGCGAGTTCACGAACATGCTTCTCGACCG GTGCCACGCGGAATGTTTGAAGCGAAATGACCTGGCAACCGGTGACGTTGGTGACGTCTACTTGCGAGGACTGCTCCTTTTCATAGCCGAGCTCTTCTCGCAGATGGTG TTTTTGCGGGACGACTACTCGTACAAGGCGAAGCACATAGCCGGCTGCATCCCGAACATGATGCACACCCTGCTGCAGTCGCTGTCCAAGGAAAACATCAAGTGCACCATCCAAGTCCTGAAG CTTACAGGAAGCAGCTTGGAAGACTTCGATAATTTGGAATCCAGCGGTGCTGATGGCTGCATATTGGACAGTGTGTTCGACAAGCTCAGGGAGATCGTGCAGAAGCCGGACATCGATCC GACGGCATCGCTGATGATTAAAAatgtcctggagctccgcgagaAGAATTGGGGCCGATCGTCTTCCTCTTCAAGCTCGCCGTCCGGCTGTGCTTCCGATGAT GTTTTTCACTGA